A window from Drosophila subobscura isolate 14011-0131.10 chromosome O, UCBerk_Dsub_1.0, whole genome shotgun sequence encodes these proteins:
- the LOC117897265 gene encoding ankyrin repeat domain-containing protein 65, which yields MASCSPAEAIESTGEPRWAGFEPQIVQQTINSVTLHWTPFQGALVYSVEKYNRRHGWQQVHWSSSSPIEIPSLEENFGHRLRIRALNLSADGRCYVTLALSPDVIARTEAALPTTNCLNRAIRKGQQFLVKRMLRRRPSLIEYPAPNGFLPLANAIMQGEMCIIDVLLSAGCSVHLGNPRNGRTPLHLAFFHGHLPSARILLNKKARLEATDCNGMTPTHCAVDANQMEMVRFALEAGANIEARDACGWTLLMRGVVMDAGLELIKLLVTHGADLAAVDGVGKSCSDLAKLYRRQEARDYFDKVQKFRLAKAAATAAAVPQEQPLEQAARKDFRE from the exons ATGGCCAGCTGCAGTCCAGCGGAAGCGATTGAATCCACTGGGGAGCCGCGATGGGCTGGCTTTGAGCCGCAAATTGTGCAGCAGACGATCAACAGCGTGACACTGCATTGGACGCCATTCCAAGGTGCCTTGGTGTACAGCGTGGAGAAGTACAACAGGCGCCACGGCTGGCAGCAGGTGCACTGGAGTAGCAGCTCTCCCATCGAGATACCCAGTCTGGAGGAGAACTTTGGCCACCGACTGCGCATAAGAGCGCTGAACCTCTCTGCGGACGGCCGCTGCTACGTGACCCTAGCCCTCTCGCCGGATGTAATT GCCCGCACTGAGGCGGCGCTGCCGACCACCAACTGCCTGAACCGTGCCATTCGAAAGGGGCAGCAGTTCCTGGTGAAGCGCATGCTGCGCCGTCGACCGAGCCTGATAGAGTACCCAGCCCCAAATGGCTTTCTGCCGCTGGCCAATGCCATCATGCAGGGCGAGATGTGCATCATAGATGTGCTCCTCTCGGCCGGCTGCAGCGTGCATCTGGGCAACCCGAGAAACGGACGGACTCCGCTCCAT TTGGCATTTTTCCACGGACACCTGCCCTCGGCGCGCATCCTGCTGAACAAGAAGGCGCGGCTGGAGGCGACGGACTGCAACGGCATGACGCCCACCCACTGCGCCGTTGACGCCAATCAGATGGAAATGGTGAGATTCGCCCTGGAGGCGGGCGCCAACATTGAGGCTCGGGATGCCTGTGGCTGGACTCTGCTTATGCGTGGGG TGGTTATGGACGCGGGCCTGGAGCTCATCAAGCTCCTGGTTACCCACGGCGCAGACCTGGCGGCTGTGGACGGTGTCGGCAAATCCTGCAGCGACTTGGCGAAACTTTACCGCAGGCAGGAGGCACGGGATTACTTTGACAAGGTGCAAAAGTTTAGGCTGGCAAAGGCAGCCGCGACCGCAGCAGCGGTGCCACAGGAACAGCCACTCGAACAAGCAGCAAGAAAGGATTTCCGCGAATAG
- the LOC117897683 gene encoding uncharacterized protein LOC117897683, with protein MKSGAGATLALLLCVWWGTAQAQVAYVRHMSELRIKELNDLAIRIGDSINPEIYACDSYYDYVCSRNRPLFSIMGHMPQTSELMQLMTQLQNDPEQFEAKQKLMDFFISCNTLRSVEDCYRETFEFFKPLFGFIITKNLVESSSHELRDFLDVLDRFVARSKEIFRSDSHPILSKLATYKEKFRTPAIYFHSGDLNREYRALRVYRESYEHNIRNLEQHRKRNSTYELGVQRTMLDWSLYLFQSSNKPMSYFYPTFTVHLYMTLFNSTERQRDFTRFREEVECLKLPQFVNVLDEARMLAVIYLKSFRYAWHDYSDWIISRTTHREIYDHEDTILKKYHLNNKRLFFTLYAQNFCEFGKNLAESLFYLGLKQNEDFINSYSCGHQTQSSSCV; from the exons ATGAAGTCGGGCGCGGGAGCGACACTTGCCctacttttgtgtgtttggtgggGCACAGCGCAGGCGCAGGTTGCCTATGTGCGACACATGTCGGAGCTGCGGATCAAGGAGCTCAATGATCTTGCCATTCGCATAGGGGACTCGATTAACCCGGAGATATACGCCTGCGACAGCTACTACGACTACGTGTGCAGTCGTAATCGACCACTCTTCTCGATCATGG GTCACATGCCACAGACAAGTGAGCTCATGCAGCTGATGACGCAGCTGCAGAACGATCCGGAGCAGTTTGAGGCGAAGCAGAAGCTCATGGACTTTTTCATATCTTGCAACACTCTGCGCTCGGTAGAGGACTGCTATCGCGAGACGTTTGAGTTCTTCAAGCCGCTGTTTGGATTCATAATAACCAAGAACCTGGTGGAGTCCAGCAGCCACGAGCTGCGCGACTTCCTGGACGTGTTGGACCGCTTCGTGGCCAGGTCAAAGGAAATCTTTCGCTCGGACTCGCATCCCATTCTCAGCAAATTGGCCACGTACAAGGAGAAGTTCCGCACGCCCGCGATATACTTCCATTCTGGGGACTTGAACCGGGAGTACAGGGCCCTGCGCGTCTACCGCGAGAGTTACGAGCACAACATCCGAAACCTGGAGCAGCACCGCAAGAGGAACTCCACCTACGAGCTGGGCGTGCAGCGAACCATGCTGGACTGGAGCCTCTATCTGTTccagagcagcaacaagccgATGTCCTATTTCTACCCCACCTTCACCGTCCACCTCTACATGACCCTCTTCAACAGCACCGAGCGGCAGCGAGACTTTACGCGATTCCGCGAAGAGGTGGAGTGCCTCAAGCTGCCGCAGTTCGTCAACGTCCTGGACGAGGCCCGAATGCTGGCTGTCATCTACCTGAAGAGCTTCCGCTACGCGTGGCACGACTACAGCGACTGGATTATCTCCCGAACGACGCACCGCGAGATCTACGACCACGAGGACACAATCCTCAAGAAGTACCACCTGAACAACAAGCGCCTCTTCTTCACCCTCTACGCCCAGAACTTCTGCGAGTTTGGCAAGAACCTCGCAGAGTCTCTCTTCTACTTGGGTCTCAAGCAAAACGAAGACTTCATCAATAGCTACTCGTGCGGCCATCAGACACAATCCTCCAGCTGTGTCTGA
- the LOC117897684 gene encoding omega-amidase NIT2-like — MTNNTLTLALLQLPVGGDVALNVRRAAEGIERLKAENPTLQLAILPESFNAPYGVEHFAKYAESVPDGATCQALSRLAQKLAIYIIGGSIVEREAGRLYNTCTVWAPDGSLIGRHRKIHLFTMNIVAAHGGGVQFDEGAALTAGSELTVVKIGQQKVGIGICHDKRFEELARIYRNMGCSMLVYPSAFCICQGPMHWELLQRARATDNQLFVVTCSPARDNMSGYVAYGHSMIVDPWARVQREAGEGCEFIVERIDFDMVEQVRRQIPIYQQRRTDVYAKAEPKADP, encoded by the exons ATGACCAACA ATACCCTTACTCTCGCACTGCTGCAGTTGCCCGTGGGCGGAGATGTGGCATTGAACGTACGTCGAGCGGCGGAGGGCATTGAACGGCTGAAGGCGGAGAATCCGacgctgcagctggccattCTGCCGGAGAGTTTCAACGCTCCGTACGGCGTGGAGCACTTTGCCAAGTACGCCGAGTCGGTACCAGATGGGGCCACCTGCCAAGCGCTGTCGCGCCTCGCCCAGAAGCTAGCCATCTACATAATTGGGGGCAGCATCGTGGAGCGCGAGGCGGGAAGACTGTACAATACCTGCACCGTATGGGCGCCCGACGGGAGCCTCATCGGAAGACATCGCAAG ATTCATCTATTCACCATGAACATTGTGGCCGCTCACGGAGGGGGTGTGCAGTTCGATGAAGGGGCTGCGCTGACGGCTGGCTCAGAGCTGACGGTGGTGAAGATTGGCCAGCAAAAGGTCGGCATTGGCATCTGCCATGACAAACGCTTCGAGGAGCTGGCTCGGATCTACCGCAATATGG GTTGCTCCATGCTGGTCTATCCGTCGGCCTTCTGTATCTGCCAGGGGCCGATGCATTGGGAGCTACTGCAGCGGGCCAGGGCCACGGACAATCAGCTCTTCGTGGTCACCTGCTCGCCCGCCAGGGACAACATGTCGGGATATGTGGCCTACGGTCACTCGATGATCGTCGACCCCTGGGCCCGAGTCCAGCGCGAGGCGGGTGAGGGATGCGAGTTCATTGTAGAGAGAATCG ACTTTGACATGGTTGAGCAAGTTCGTCGTCAAATTCCCATTTACCAGCAACGGCGCACCGATGTGTATGCTAAGGCCGAACCTAAGGCAGACCCTTGA
- the LOC117898645 gene encoding odorant receptor 82a, translated as MAHTRIFKLQEYCLRAMGHSQEPDGSVGGALSLKHVASLLFAASAQYPLIHNVVYHRNDMELATAGLSVLLTNLLTLFKIATFLVYKQDFWRMIRSFRRMHQQSSERNTGDGRGYVAEANKVASLLGRAYCFSCAATGLYFMVSPILKIIANSWLGTTYVRELPMPLRLPFNYVDSPGYEIGFVYILLVTIVVVTYASAVDGLFISFAINLRAHFQTLQRDIKDTDFALPEQEMQEALTDVVDYHVRLLALSKRLRVMYMPIVFGQFFITSLQVGVIIYQLVTNMDSVMALLVYLSFLGSIMLQLFIYCYGGEIIKVESHRVDVAVQLSNWYQAGPKQRRSLAFIIQRAQRDLLIKAGFYEASLGNFLAICRAALSFITLIKSIE; from the exons ATGGCTCATACGAGAATATTTAAACTGCAGGAATACTGCCTGAGAGCGATGGGGCACAGCCAGGAGCCGGATGGCTCCGTCGGTGGGGCTTTGAGCCTGAAGCACGTTGCGTCGCTGCTGTTTGCAGCATCAGCGCAGTACCCCCTGATCCACAATGTGGTGTACCACCGCAACGACATGGAGCTGGCCACGGCGGGGCTGAGTGTGCTCCTCACCAATCTGCTGACCCTCTTCAAGATAGCAACTTTCCTCGTGTACAAGCAGGACTTTTGGCGGATGATCCGGAGCTTCAGGCGAATGCACCAGCAAT CGAGTGAGCGGAATACTGGAGACGGTCGCGGATACGTGGCCGAGGCAAACAAGGTTGCCTCCCTGCTGGGCCGCGCATACTGCTTCTCCTGCGCCGCCACAGGACTCTATTTCATGGTGTCGCCCATTCTGAAGATTATTGCCAACAGCTGGCTTGGCACAACGTATGTAAGGGAGCTGCCAATGCCCTTGAG GCTCCCATTCAACTATGTGGATAGTCCCGGATACGAAATCGGATTCGTGTACATTCTGCTCGTAACCATCGTCGTTGTGACCTACGCCTCGGCCGTCGATGGCCTGTTCATCTCGTTCGCCATTAATCTGCGAGCCCACTTCCAGACCTTGCAACGCGACATAAAAGACACGGACTTTGCTCTGCCCGAACAGGAGATGCAGGAGGCCCTGACTGACGTGGTGGACTACCATGTGCGGCTGTTGGCCCTCTCCAAGCGGCTACGCGTGATGTACATGCCAATTGTGTTTGGGCAGTTCTTCATAACCTCGCTGCAGGTCGGCGTAATCATATACCAGCTGGTGACG AACATGGACTCGGTTATGGCCCTCCTGGTGTACCTGTCATTTTTGGGCTCCATCATGCTGCAACTATTCATATATTGCTATGGCGGAGAAATCATAAAAGTAGAG AGTCATCGGGTCGATGTTGCCGTCCAACTCTCCAATTGGTATCAGGCCGGCCCGAAGCAACGGAGATCCTTGGCATTCATCATACAGCGAGCCCAGCGGGATTTGCTCATCAAGGCTGGCTTCTACGAGGCTTCTCTGGGGAACTTCCTTGCG ATATGTCGGGCTGCCTTATCGTTTATAACTCTGATTAAATCGATTGAGTAA
- the LOC117898292 gene encoding LOW QUALITY PROTEIN: uncharacterized protein LOC117898292 (The sequence of the model RefSeq protein was modified relative to this genomic sequence to represent the inferred CDS: deleted 1 base in 1 codon) — MRGFIVLCLSAMALAAPQGYNYNPAPSGFGGVSTASGGSAFFQGSAQAAPVQQQTFFQQPAVQQVQQVSHHHHQQQQQQQAIVSKRFYIHSAPEEAEDYKERHITVGVPKRNYNVVFIKSPQRNNKKTIKISPASNEEKTVIYVLSKKGESDVQAEVVEQASSTSKPEVFFIKYKTQEEAAHAQQQIQAQYDALGGSSQLTDEGVAPVTSVIGALGGNDGHVEAGGLGGTGGGQIISSGSAGSSHTGNAYLPPNF; from the exons ATGCGTGGATTCATT GTCTTGTGCCTCTCCGCCATGGCGCTGGCCGCGCCTCAAGGCTACAACTACAATCCTGCCCCATCCGGCTTTGGCGGAGTCAGCACCGCCAGTGGCGGGTCGGCCTTCTTCCAGGGCAGTGCGCAGGCAGCtcccgtgcagcagcagacctttttccagcagccagctgtgcagcaggtgcagcaggtc agccaccaccaccaccagcagcagcagcagcagcaggctatCGTGTCCAAGCGCTTCTACATCCATTCAGCTCCAGAGGAGGCTGAGGACTACAAGGAGCGTCACATCACCGTAGGCGTGCCCAAGCGCAACTACAACGTTGTGTTCATCAAGTCGCCGCAgcgcaacaacaagaagaccATCAAGATCAGCCCAGCCTCCAATGAGGAGAAGACGGTCATCTATGTTCTGAGTAAGAAGGGCGAGAGCGACGTCCAGGCCGAGGTGGTTGAGCAGGCCAGCTCCACCAGCAAGCCAGAGGTCTTCTTCATCAAGTACAAGAcccaggaggaggcagcccatgcgcagcagcagatccaggCCCAATACGACGCCTtgggaggcagcagccagctgaCCGACGAAGGTGTGGCCCCCGTGACCTCCGTCATTGGCGCCTTGGGCGGAAACGATGGACATGTCGAGGCTGGCGGTCTTGGCGGCACTGGAGGCGGCCAGATCATCTCCTCTGGCTCCGCAGGCTCCTCGCACACAGGCAATGCCTATCTTCCGCCCAATTTCTAA